A stretch of the Photobacterium toruni genome encodes the following:
- a CDS encoding GNAT family N-acetyltransferase, producing MLIRSEAPADILLIDRLLKSVFETDAEANLVMRLRENGCRTLSLVACTDDGEVIGHAFFSPVTIAGQETNWQGLAPLSIHEDHRHQGVGLALLAEAQATLADFDYPAVVVVGDPNYYHRAGYQMALQHGLTCRWPNTDEAFMVLEIASGSVQQHQGLVEYCEEFNALA from the coding sequence ATGCTCATCAGATCTGAAGCTCCCGCTGATATTTTATTGATTGATCGATTGTTAAAATCAGTTTTTGAGACTGATGCAGAAGCTAATTTAGTGATGCGCTTACGTGAAAATGGCTGTCGAACTTTATCATTGGTGGCTTGTACTGATGACGGTGAAGTGATTGGCCATGCTTTTTTTAGCCCCGTAACTATTGCAGGACAAGAGACTAATTGGCAAGGACTTGCTCCCTTATCTATTCATGAAGATCACCGTCATCAAGGCGTTGGTTTAGCATTATTAGCAGAGGCTCAAGCAACATTAGCTGATTTTGATTATCCTGCTGTTGTGGTTGTTGGTGATCCTAATTATTACCATCGTGCAGGTTATCAAATGGCTTTGCAGCATGGTTTAACTTGTCGTTGGCCTAATACAGATGAAGCTTTTATGGTGTTAGAAATTGCATCTGGCAGTGTGCAACAACATCAAGGTTTGGTTGAGTATTGTGAAGAGTTTAATGCATTAGCATAA
- the ubiT gene encoding ubiquinone anaerobic biosynthesis accessory factor UbiT yields MIAQLRKQLVQHGPALLRVPAKLTPFSLQKKIMLESLAMVFKEALADGDFEFLEDRWLKVEVRDLDLQWFISYQDEKLVVAEQCEHHDVSFSGECNDLVLIAARKEDPDTLFFQRRLRIEGDTELGLEVKNLMDSIDLDSLPSPVKFVLQQSADFIHQGMQTNAIKNEVVHAHQI; encoded by the coding sequence GTGATTGCTCAACTTAGAAAACAATTGGTTCAACATGGTCCGGCATTGTTACGTGTCCCCGCTAAATTGACGCCTTTCTCTCTTCAGAAAAAGATCATGTTAGAGAGCCTTGCAATGGTTTTCAAAGAAGCATTGGCTGATGGTGATTTTGAATTTCTTGAAGATCGGTGGTTAAAGGTTGAAGTTCGTGATTTAGATCTTCAATGGTTTATTAGCTATCAAGATGAGAAATTAGTTGTTGCAGAGCAATGTGAGCATCATGATGTGAGTTTTAGCGGCGAATGCAATGATTTAGTCTTAATTGCTGCCCGTAAAGAAGATCCTGATACATTGTTCTTTCAACGTCGTCTTCGTATTGAAGGGGATACTGAGCTGGGATTAGAAGTAAAGAATTTAATGGACAGTATCGATCTTGATTCTTTACCTTCACCGGTGAAATTTGTGTTACAGCAATCTGCTGATTTTATTCATCAAGGAATGCAAACAAACGCAATCAAAAATGAGGTAGTACATGCTCATCAGATCTGA